From a single Pyxidicoccus xibeiensis genomic region:
- a CDS encoding carboxypeptidase regulatory-like domain-containing protein: protein MRIWIVIGVTAALLVAGAAWLWSGSASSSRTQGSTSEAPAAALPEFSAVDVSSGTGEGLALTGRVLDSAGRPVAGAEVFLSASAERTLADVRCDECELALLSCSARETALHTLAFFEQQHGFLTPRATATTDAQGRFRFEHLAGVSFSVWAKATGLGVALRERAAPGDPVELYLPPLRSIGGQVVDDAGQPLRGARVHAVSRRVPLPFTAVSGADGAFSLDGLGEGPFYVLATAQGYLPAVESQVEAGPQPVRLKLTPARTLEVRVTRNGSPAAATVRLRADHLSREQRTDGQPLRFTDLYPDEVVVTAEAPGLGAAPRTLTLDERVTQVTLELEAAGRLLVTVVDAEGEPVPQPQLLLRTPRGDLIRRERASTGALVELGPLAVGDYVLEGQAQGFRDAQLPAKVVQGETTLELEMERATVISGRVLDEYGRPAPRVSVLVQPTGETVLADEDGAFAAQVPTPGLYELHAHHSEWGGGQLKVSAPATGVELALEPRAALEVTVSSAGRRVEGADVVLWVEQDGIFRSDRSSGSDGVVPMRGMPAGTYSMVASHPDYLPSDRKQVTLEDGQTLKLEAELKPGAPLTGDVVDGQGAPVAGATLVVVPRAAEPVQSDARGHFEFRSLRPERSYRLEAKHTGYDQVERAEGKAGGPPVRVVLKRRDVFRGRVMGDDGSPVRRFRVDEHEVNNPDGRFELPLPTAGERVIAAVDAPGYEPMMVDRPASPDLGDLVLEKLPSISGLVRDASGGPVPDAVVTCDVCDDSVMTGPDGRFSLASPPYVPRFTLSARKGRLSGTQQVERGSKGPVELTLRQATRLSGRVYLPDGSPAPGFEVEAVNADRSEPLTIVTGPDGGYSVEVSPGNYRFALGANREFSGEPALVVQVAGTDMRLDLGPAPGTSALTVRLKPERGRALWVVSGELASVGNPPAMALMRSRWAQLVYQPRGEHVVLSGLPPGRYTLVWSHFHVETPGGPEVRMVDVPSQAEVALGR, encoded by the coding sequence ATGCGCATCTGGATTGTCATAGGCGTGACGGCGGCCCTGCTGGTGGCCGGAGCGGCCTGGCTCTGGTCGGGCTCTGCCTCCTCTTCTCGGACCCAGGGCTCCACGTCCGAGGCGCCGGCCGCCGCCCTGCCCGAGTTCTCCGCGGTGGACGTGTCGTCCGGGACCGGCGAAGGGCTCGCTCTCACGGGGCGGGTGCTGGACTCGGCGGGGCGTCCGGTGGCGGGCGCCGAGGTCTTCCTGTCGGCCAGCGCGGAGCGGACGCTCGCGGACGTGCGCTGTGACGAGTGCGAGCTGGCGCTGCTGTCCTGCTCCGCGCGCGAGACGGCGCTGCACACCCTGGCCTTCTTCGAGCAGCAGCACGGCTTCCTCACCCCGCGCGCCACGGCGACCACGGACGCGCAGGGGCGCTTCCGCTTCGAGCACCTGGCGGGCGTGTCCTTCTCCGTCTGGGCGAAGGCGACCGGGCTGGGCGTGGCGCTGCGCGAGCGGGCCGCGCCCGGAGACCCGGTGGAGCTGTACCTGCCCCCGCTGCGCAGCATCGGCGGGCAGGTGGTGGATGATGCGGGCCAGCCGCTGCGGGGCGCTCGCGTCCACGCGGTGTCGCGCCGCGTGCCGCTGCCCTTCACTGCGGTGTCCGGCGCGGACGGCGCCTTCTCCCTGGACGGGCTGGGCGAGGGCCCCTTCTACGTGCTGGCCACGGCGCAGGGCTACCTGCCCGCCGTCGAGTCGCAGGTGGAGGCGGGCCCGCAGCCGGTGCGGCTGAAGCTGACGCCCGCGCGCACGCTGGAGGTGCGCGTCACCCGGAATGGCTCGCCCGCGGCGGCGACGGTGCGGCTGCGCGCGGACCACCTGTCGCGCGAGCAGCGCACGGACGGCCAGCCGCTGCGCTTCACGGACCTGTACCCGGACGAGGTGGTGGTGACGGCGGAGGCCCCGGGGCTGGGCGCCGCCCCGCGCACGCTGACGCTGGACGAGCGCGTCACCCAGGTGACGCTGGAGCTCGAGGCCGCGGGCAGGCTGCTCGTCACGGTGGTGGACGCGGAAGGCGAGCCGGTGCCCCAGCCGCAGTTGCTGCTGCGCACGCCCCGGGGCGACCTCATCCGCCGCGAGCGCGCGAGCACGGGAGCGCTGGTGGAGCTGGGCCCGCTGGCCGTGGGCGACTACGTGCTGGAGGGGCAGGCCCAGGGCTTCCGCGACGCGCAGCTCCCCGCGAAGGTGGTGCAGGGCGAGACGACGCTCGAGCTGGAGATGGAGCGCGCCACTGTCATCAGCGGCCGGGTGCTGGACGAGTACGGCCGGCCCGCGCCGCGCGTGTCCGTCCTGGTGCAGCCCACCGGTGAGACGGTGCTGGCGGACGAGGATGGCGCCTTCGCGGCGCAGGTGCCCACGCCGGGCCTGTACGAGCTGCATGCGCACCACTCGGAGTGGGGCGGCGGGCAGCTCAAGGTGTCGGCGCCGGCCACCGGCGTGGAGCTGGCGCTGGAGCCCCGCGCGGCGCTGGAGGTGACGGTGTCGTCCGCGGGCCGCCGGGTGGAGGGCGCGGACGTGGTGCTGTGGGTGGAGCAGGACGGCATCTTCCGGAGCGACCGCTCGTCGGGCTCGGATGGCGTGGTGCCCATGCGGGGCATGCCGGCGGGGACGTACTCGATGGTGGCCTCGCACCCGGACTACCTGCCTTCGGACCGCAAGCAGGTGACGCTGGAGGACGGGCAGACGCTGAAGCTGGAGGCGGAGCTGAAGCCCGGCGCGCCGCTGACGGGCGACGTGGTGGACGGGCAGGGTGCCCCGGTGGCGGGCGCCACGCTGGTGGTGGTGCCTCGCGCCGCGGAGCCGGTGCAGAGCGACGCGCGCGGCCACTTCGAGTTCCGCTCGCTGCGCCCGGAGCGGAGCTACCGCCTGGAGGCGAAGCACACGGGCTATGACCAGGTGGAGCGCGCCGAGGGCAAGGCGGGCGGCCCGCCGGTGCGCGTGGTGCTCAAGCGCCGCGACGTCTTCCGGGGCCGGGTGATGGGCGATGACGGCTCCCCGGTGCGCCGCTTCCGCGTGGACGAGCACGAGGTGAACAACCCGGATGGCCGCTTCGAGCTGCCGCTGCCCACCGCGGGCGAGCGCGTCATCGCCGCGGTGGACGCGCCCGGCTACGAGCCGATGATGGTGGACCGGCCCGCTTCGCCCGACCTGGGCGACCTGGTGCTGGAGAAGCTGCCCAGCATCTCCGGGCTGGTGCGCGACGCGAGCGGCGGGCCGGTGCCCGACGCCGTGGTGACGTGTGACGTGTGCGACGACTCCGTGATGACGGGGCCGGATGGCCGCTTCTCCCTGGCCAGTCCGCCGTACGTGCCGCGCTTCACGCTCTCGGCGCGCAAGGGCCGGCTGAGCGGAACGCAGCAGGTGGAGCGCGGCTCGAAGGGCCCGGTGGAGCTGACGCTGCGCCAGGCGACGCGGCTGAGCGGCCGGGTGTACCTGCCGGATGGGAGCCCCGCGCCGGGCTTCGAGGTGGAGGCGGTGAACGCGGACCGCAGCGAGCCGCTCACCATCGTCACTGGACCCGACGGCGGCTACAGCGTGGAGGTGTCACCGGGCAACTACCGCTTCGCCCTGGGCGCCAACCGCGAGTTCTCCGGGGAGCCGGCGCTGGTGGTGCAGGTGGCGGGCACGGACATGCGCCTGGACCTGGGGCCCGCACCGGGCACGTCGGCCCTCACCGTGCGCCTCAAGCCCGAGCGTGGCAGGGCGCTGTGGGTGGTGTCAGGAGAGCTGGCCAGTGTGGGCAACCCGCCGGCCATGGCGTTGATGCGCTCGCGCTGGGCGCAGCTCGTCTACCAGCCTCGCGGGGAGCACGTGGTGCTGAGCGGCCTGCCGCCGGGGCGGTACACGCTGGTGTGGAGCCACTTCCACGTGGAGACGCCTGGCGGGCCGGAGGTGCGCATGGTGGACGTGCCCTCGCAGGCCGAGGTGGCGCTGGGCCGCTGA
- the coaBC gene encoding bifunctional phosphopantothenoylcysteine decarboxylase/phosphopantothenate--cysteine ligase CoaBC: MDVTALKGRRVVVGVGGGIAAYKACDLVRELGRAGAEVRVAMTEAARQFVTPLTFQALSGHPVLTDYFDPAQEGNFGHLDLARWAEAFVVAPATADLLARLRAGMANDAVTTSLLAFRGPVVLAPAMNVAMWDNPMTQENVAALVARPRFSQVGPGAGLLACGDVGEGRLADVPAIVAAVAARFGAGPLAGRKVLLTAGPTREFLDPVRFISNPSTGKMGLALAHAARGLGAEVTVVLGPVGAVERGGLTVVDVVGAEDMAREVLARVEGVDAFIATAAVSDWRPETRAPQKVKKGESATPETLRLVRTPDVLAEASRKVAGLAKRPVLVGFAAETEKVLEHARQKLERKGLDAIVANDVTAPGAGFGTDTNHVTLLTRTGLQRELKGSKQDVARAILELLLVSPK; the protein is encoded by the coding sequence ATGGACGTGACGGCACTGAAGGGCCGCCGGGTGGTGGTCGGCGTGGGCGGCGGCATCGCGGCGTACAAGGCGTGCGACCTGGTGCGCGAGCTGGGACGGGCCGGGGCGGAGGTGCGGGTGGCCATGACGGAGGCCGCGCGCCAGTTCGTCACCCCGCTCACCTTCCAGGCGCTCAGCGGGCACCCGGTGCTCACGGACTACTTCGACCCGGCGCAGGAGGGGAACTTCGGCCACCTGGACCTGGCGCGCTGGGCGGAGGCCTTCGTGGTGGCGCCCGCCACCGCGGACCTGCTGGCGCGGCTGCGCGCGGGCATGGCCAACGACGCGGTGACGACGTCGCTGCTCGCCTTCCGAGGGCCGGTGGTGCTGGCCCCGGCGATGAACGTGGCCATGTGGGACAACCCGATGACGCAGGAGAACGTGGCGGCGCTGGTGGCGCGCCCGCGCTTCTCCCAGGTGGGGCCGGGCGCGGGGCTGCTGGCCTGCGGCGACGTGGGGGAGGGGCGGCTGGCGGACGTGCCGGCCATCGTCGCGGCGGTGGCGGCGCGCTTCGGCGCCGGGCCGCTGGCCGGCAGGAAGGTGCTGCTGACGGCGGGGCCCACGCGTGAGTTCCTGGACCCGGTGCGCTTCATCTCCAACCCGTCCACGGGGAAGATGGGGCTCGCGCTCGCGCACGCGGCACGCGGCCTGGGCGCGGAGGTGACGGTGGTGCTCGGCCCGGTGGGCGCGGTGGAGCGCGGCGGGCTGACGGTGGTGGACGTGGTGGGCGCGGAGGACATGGCGCGCGAGGTGCTGGCGCGCGTGGAGGGCGTGGACGCGTTCATCGCCACCGCGGCGGTGAGCGACTGGCGGCCGGAGACGCGCGCGCCGCAGAAGGTGAAGAAGGGCGAGTCCGCCACCCCGGAGACGCTGCGCCTGGTGCGCACGCCGGACGTGCTGGCGGAGGCGTCGCGGAAGGTGGCGGGGCTGGCGAAGCGGCCGGTGCTGGTGGGCTTCGCGGCGGAGACGGAGAAGGTGCTGGAGCACGCCCGGCAGAAGCTGGAGCGCAAGGGGCTGGACGCCATCGTCGCCAACGACGTGACGGCGCCCGGCGCGGGCTTCGGCACGGACACCAACCACGTGACGCTGCTGACCCGCACGGGCCTGCAGCGCGAGCTGAAGGGCTCCAAGCAGGACGTCGCGCGCGCCATCCTCGAGCTGCTGCTCGTGTCGCCGAAGTAG
- a CDS encoding uracil-DNA glycosylase, translating into MLDDVRRHLLWQEEAAGRLLLVDAKGAQELQRSAPSLRSFLPRSNGAPEAAAPPARPAVAAPRAVAPEAPPARTPVAPPPARPGPNGPGTSNGSVSAPEVARPTVPPLAARSPAAQPAPTGGAGLLLDVPAQAPGSSGPLPGMVDGQRPRLDEIRRELGDCKRCKLCTSRKNIVFGSGNPRAELVFVGEGPGETEDLQGVPFVGAAGELLTKMIEAMGFRRDDVYICNVVKCRPPGNRNPEPDEIAACEPFLRAQLAAIQPKVVVALGKFAAQTLLRDSTPITRMRGNWRTYEGIQLMPTFHPAYLLRSPAEKRKAWEDLQAVMKVLGKQPGSRA; encoded by the coding sequence GTGCTGGACGACGTCCGCCGCCATCTGCTCTGGCAGGAGGAAGCTGCCGGCCGGCTGCTCCTGGTCGACGCGAAGGGGGCGCAGGAGCTCCAGCGCTCCGCGCCCTCGCTGCGGTCGTTCCTTCCCCGAAGCAATGGCGCACCGGAGGCCGCTGCTCCGCCGGCACGTCCCGCCGTGGCCGCTCCCAGGGCCGTGGCCCCGGAGGCCCCGCCTGCCCGGACGCCCGTCGCTCCTCCGCCGGCCCGCCCCGGGCCCAATGGACCTGGGACGTCCAATGGCTCGGTGAGCGCTCCCGAGGTGGCACGTCCCACGGTGCCGCCGCTGGCGGCCCGGAGCCCCGCCGCGCAGCCGGCTCCCACGGGAGGAGCGGGGCTGCTCCTCGACGTGCCAGCGCAGGCGCCGGGCTCCTCGGGCCCGCTGCCGGGCATGGTGGACGGGCAGCGCCCCCGGCTGGACGAAATCCGCCGCGAGCTGGGCGACTGCAAGCGCTGCAAGCTGTGCACGAGCCGCAAGAACATCGTGTTCGGCTCGGGCAACCCCCGGGCGGAGCTGGTCTTCGTAGGCGAGGGCCCGGGCGAGACGGAGGACCTGCAGGGCGTCCCCTTCGTCGGCGCGGCGGGTGAGCTGCTGACGAAGATGATCGAGGCGATGGGCTTCCGTCGCGACGACGTCTACATCTGCAACGTGGTGAAGTGCCGGCCGCCGGGCAACCGCAACCCGGAGCCGGACGAGATTGCCGCGTGTGAGCCGTTCCTGCGCGCGCAGCTGGCGGCCATCCAGCCGAAGGTGGTGGTGGCGCTGGGCAAGTTCGCGGCGCAGACGCTGCTGCGCGACAGCACGCCCATCACCCGCATGCGCGGGAACTGGCGCACGTACGAGGGCATCCAGCTGATGCCCACCTTCCACCCCGCGTACCTGCTGCGCAGTCCGGCGGAGAAGCGCAAGGCGTGGGAGGACCTGCAGGCGGTGATGAAGGTTCTCGGCAAGCAACCGGGCTCGCGCGCCTAG
- a CDS encoding alpha/beta hydrolase codes for MKGLLESRELHSPALEANPLGDPARRRLTVYLPPGYGEGDRRYPVVYFLHAFGSSGGTWTNAAGFGPTVPERLDALIESGAIPPVIGVFPDAWTSLGGSQWINSDAIGRYRDYLAKDVLGFVDRTYRTLPKPASRAVVGHSSGGYGALVMGRYHPELFSHLGAHAADSYFEYCYLPDLPKAATSLLKSGGVDAWHGEFRKRVRETKMRGDDFPVVNTLAMAAAYSPKKGEPLNLELPFDAQTGRMKLDVWNRWLVHDPVRFVPKFLDSFRKLKTVFLDCGTRDEFNIRWGTRMLAEDLKGAGVELVHEEFEDGHSGVSYRFERSLAVLVPKLSRE; via the coding sequence ATGAAGGGATTGCTGGAGTCGCGCGAGCTGCACTCGCCCGCGCTGGAGGCCAACCCATTGGGCGACCCGGCCCGGCGCCGCCTCACCGTGTACCTGCCTCCGGGCTATGGCGAGGGGGACCGGCGCTACCCTGTCGTCTACTTCCTGCACGCCTTCGGCAGCAGCGGCGGCACCTGGACGAACGCCGCGGGCTTCGGGCCCACCGTTCCCGAGCGGCTGGACGCGCTCATCGAGTCCGGGGCGATTCCGCCGGTCATCGGCGTGTTCCCAGACGCGTGGACGTCGCTGGGCGGCAGCCAGTGGATCAACAGCGACGCCATCGGCCGCTACCGAGACTACCTGGCCAAGGACGTGCTGGGCTTCGTGGACCGCACGTACCGCACGCTGCCCAAGCCGGCCTCGCGCGCGGTGGTGGGCCACAGCTCCGGTGGCTATGGCGCGCTGGTGATGGGGCGCTACCACCCGGAGCTCTTCTCGCACCTGGGCGCGCACGCGGCGGACTCGTATTTCGAGTACTGCTACCTCCCGGACCTGCCCAAGGCGGCGACGTCGCTGCTCAAGTCGGGCGGGGTGGACGCCTGGCACGGCGAGTTCCGCAAGCGCGTGCGCGAGACGAAGATGCGCGGCGACGACTTCCCGGTGGTGAACACGCTGGCGATGGCGGCCGCATACTCGCCGAAGAAGGGCGAGCCGCTGAACCTGGAACTGCCCTTCGACGCGCAGACGGGCCGCATGAAGCTGGACGTGTGGAACCGGTGGCTGGTGCACGACCCGGTGCGCTTCGTGCCCAAGTTCCTGGACTCGTTCCGCAAGCTCAAGACGGTGTTCCTCGACTGCGGCACGCGCGACGAGTTCAACATCCGCTGGGGCACGCGCATGCTGGCTGAGGACCTCAAGGGCGCCGGCGTGGAGCTGGTGCACGAGGAGTTCGAGGACGGCCACTCCGGCGTCTCGTACCGCTTCGAGCGCTCGCTCGCGGTGCTGGTGCCGAAGCTGTCGCGGGAGTAG